One window of the Pseudofrankia sp. DC12 genome contains the following:
- a CDS encoding DEAD/DEAH box helicase: MRPTLEARGLKESLLQYLTTTYALADEGVREALHRFLGDEASGMFRGPFLRIRTPFAQASPGWEQHLEWRPDGFRPYAHQAAAFARLTSAHGHVPEPTLVTTGTGSGKTESFLYPVLDHCRRERAAGKAGVKAVFLYPMNALATDQANRINGLLKVHDADLSRVWAGLYIGDKAAVTYDRVLTSRSDMRLSPPDILITNYKMLDLMLHRGEDVALWAGADIRYVVVDEFHTYDGAQGTDVAMLLRRLASAVGAAEPGRPLGAMCPVATSATLSSTGEAGLRDLLDVAGQVFGAELTADAVIGENRQSVDVFIPAGELDHQPLPTPEELLALPDPATSDDGLARLAVAVTGEVDLDPFALAERLRRHLLTRAVLIALGDEVRTGPEVLDLMWRHGASNWSEAVMRRPEKAAEALARFVALLSWARDPASRGETTARPFVHVEAHQWARSVSRLLRGVLPWPRAEFRWDVAGSTAAVPDDGGRVTPTATTTAGQAANVFLPAVYCRACGRSGWAVFSPESDDTVIEFDTFKIRRASAGPDKLRVRALIAATEEEAAAGARAGLPGARLSGSALQTVGGEVQVLETVTQRLRLPVLERDYDPETQTPRPAPDSAFVLVQLGASANTAAEQDWCPACGERNAIRFLGTGPAAIAAASITQLFTAGELDRSLREDKTLMFNDSVQDAAHRAGFVATRSFTFSLRALLVSRLSQDGPTALNDLIADVITAVDEAPAEDKTLSAVVPPDLHGLRPVERLLSGKGGDRATWDLIGQRLAFDTLMEFGFRSRNGRTLELTRTAAAHVHIPDPAGAVALTREIHRGLGREDMPVREQDDARYLALLRVFLERLRTRGAVAHQWLGGYLDEAGTNRYQVWGGRPLGMRAFPRGIAAPKFLLAKPKNRSEFDVATGRLSWYERWAQRCLEVTRDQAGDFWGELLPLLVRAGLLAVHTPLDTSGRIYGLLPGIIDAELLTDEEVQVAFVRCPVCFWEQTVHPALLDQWRGQPCPSYRCRSGRLVAGDQPDGLGRHHRDRDYTQDYYRRLYRTAGPYHVITAEHTGMLTRSQREKVEKAFRDGVGFKAPNVLSCTPTLELGIDVGDLSAVVLAALPRRPANYAQQVGRAGRRTGNAFLLTILDRQRRDLYFLDQPKDMIAGTIVPPGCYLSAVEILRRQYLAHLLDLAAAGRLLRPDEVPLRPLPARAPKLFGPSGYLVDLVAAALAHGAELADRFLGLFPAGVSEQVQAELREYATDGLASAVEAAEREWRGKEEALRARLRAIGEARDELHDTNDEQAALKAELDAEHRGVGRRLLDLGQTPASNALCDLGLLPNYALIDTATTLSATLYGPESVDPVTGKTRFTSNTVEYERPRRLALSELAPGNSFYVNGYRHQVTGLEIATDGRRDWLRWRFCPECGYVRTDNAAEDRSACPRCGSVHIADDGSCLFQVVEPVTVTSRDKQEDARISDDHDEREQRFYTEVDAVDFPAERIEPGSWRHAHQTFGVDYCRTAMIRRVNVGPMRFDAQARDHFAGHQLRLAPFHVCTGCGAATADGQPVFNPHSDALSASAARDPALRHHRPWCPLRRGKRDAGVTQEPVLLAHQLRTEALRVLLPVASADIDERVESLRAALRMGVDLHFGGDPQHLATTVASMPDRATGERRWFLVLFDSLPGGTGYLDRLTAPDAMRDTLRAAYNALLACPCAEEQRRACHRCLHRYTPERRQDVVARQAALAMLEPLLFDTNGDDGWEVTAIEDTGTVGLDQQVESDLEARFLATLRTWARIADDVALDEEGHASGHLRFTAGDDVVHWRLTAQEAVDGTRPDFTFTRVDGPRQKVHVYLEGFRFHATRAHNRIAGDAAKRARLRARREVVFQITWDDLDLFGGSRDAVPVWPPYGGQAEEAAREAYEQLGGQRAQLAPAVFTNPIASLIAYLRAPAPTRWLRLANAMAMGLLRASGTDPVVNTGLPKDVARAVGGELRALAGDAGRTAAVPDGPPGHLVVFRARDAAGLPLVVILDMSEPEALRWSVLAVLDDRDAALDDPDHRKRWRAWLYWTNLTQFLAVGDGDGVQLATSEAADFPVEVLRACDGTGELDSLSGVPAPAFPPPAVVPSPPGPVDTPTGADGASAPTDPGWAEILEILRDDPADNPDLLRLAEALAGGSAPAPVFGYELGAGGWLADFGWDGPAKAAVVTPHEPGDDEGERRDAAYLVAGWTVDTAAGWLEHLDDLRTLLLPDPEGAR, encoded by the coding sequence GTGAGGCCGACGCTGGAGGCTCGGGGGCTGAAGGAGAGCCTGCTGCAGTACCTGACGACCACGTACGCGCTGGCGGACGAGGGAGTGCGGGAGGCGCTGCATCGGTTCCTGGGCGATGAGGCCTCGGGGATGTTCCGGGGCCCGTTCCTGCGGATCCGGACGCCGTTCGCGCAGGCCAGTCCAGGTTGGGAGCAGCACCTGGAGTGGCGGCCGGACGGCTTCAGGCCGTACGCGCACCAGGCGGCGGCGTTCGCGCGGCTGACGTCGGCGCACGGACACGTGCCGGAGCCGACACTGGTGACGACGGGTACCGGGTCGGGGAAGACGGAGTCGTTCCTGTACCCGGTGCTGGATCACTGTCGCCGCGAGCGTGCCGCCGGCAAGGCCGGGGTGAAGGCCGTGTTCCTGTATCCAATGAACGCGTTGGCAACCGACCAGGCGAACCGGATCAACGGGCTTCTCAAGGTTCATGACGCGGACCTGAGCCGGGTGTGGGCCGGCCTGTATATCGGTGACAAGGCCGCGGTGACCTACGACCGGGTGCTCACGAGCAGGTCGGATATGCGGCTGTCGCCGCCGGACATTCTGATCACGAACTACAAGATGTTGGACCTGATGCTGCACCGTGGCGAGGACGTGGCGCTGTGGGCGGGCGCGGACATCCGCTACGTGGTGGTGGACGAGTTCCACACCTACGACGGGGCCCAGGGCACGGACGTGGCGATGTTGCTGCGCCGGCTCGCCTCGGCGGTGGGCGCGGCGGAGCCGGGCCGGCCGCTGGGGGCGATGTGCCCGGTGGCGACGTCCGCGACGCTGTCGTCAACCGGCGAGGCCGGCCTGCGCGACCTGCTCGACGTGGCAGGCCAGGTGTTCGGCGCCGAGCTCACCGCGGACGCGGTGATCGGGGAGAACCGGCAGTCGGTGGACGTGTTCATTCCGGCGGGTGAGCTGGATCACCAGCCGTTGCCGACGCCGGAGGAGCTGCTTGCGTTGCCGGACCCGGCGACGAGCGACGATGGCCTGGCTCGGCTGGCCGTGGCGGTGACCGGCGAGGTGGACCTGGATCCGTTCGCGCTGGCGGAGCGGCTGCGTCGACATCTGCTCACTCGGGCGGTGTTGATCGCGCTCGGGGACGAGGTGCGGACAGGTCCGGAGGTTCTGGACCTGATGTGGCGGCACGGCGCGTCGAACTGGTCGGAGGCGGTGATGCGCCGGCCGGAGAAGGCGGCCGAGGCGCTGGCGCGGTTCGTCGCCCTGCTGTCGTGGGCTCGCGATCCGGCGTCGCGGGGCGAGACGACGGCGCGGCCGTTTGTGCATGTCGAGGCGCACCAGTGGGCTCGGTCGGTGTCGCGGCTGCTGCGCGGGGTGCTGCCGTGGCCGCGGGCGGAGTTCCGGTGGGACGTGGCCGGCTCGACGGCAGCGGTACCGGACGATGGCGGCCGGGTGACGCCGACCGCGACGACGACGGCGGGGCAGGCCGCGAACGTGTTCCTGCCGGCCGTCTACTGCCGGGCGTGTGGCCGGTCGGGCTGGGCGGTGTTCTCGCCGGAGAGCGACGACACGGTCATCGAGTTCGACACCTTCAAGATCCGTCGGGCGTCGGCCGGGCCGGACAAGCTGCGGGTCCGGGCCCTGATCGCGGCGACCGAAGAGGAGGCCGCGGCGGGCGCACGGGCCGGCCTGCCCGGTGCGCGCCTCAGTGGCTCGGCACTCCAGACGGTCGGCGGGGAGGTGCAGGTCCTGGAGACGGTCACGCAGCGGCTGCGCCTACCCGTTCTCGAACGGGACTACGACCCTGAGACCCAAACGCCGCGGCCGGCGCCGGACAGCGCGTTCGTGCTGGTGCAGTTGGGGGCTTCGGCGAACACGGCTGCCGAGCAGGACTGGTGCCCGGCGTGTGGCGAGCGCAACGCGATCCGGTTCTTGGGCACCGGCCCGGCTGCGATCGCCGCCGCGTCGATCACGCAGTTGTTCACGGCAGGGGAGTTGGACCGATCGCTGCGCGAGGACAAGACGTTGATGTTCAACGACTCGGTCCAGGACGCGGCGCACCGGGCCGGGTTCGTGGCGACCCGGTCGTTCACGTTCTCGCTGCGCGCGCTGCTGGTCAGCCGGCTGTCGCAGGACGGGCCGACAGCGCTCAACGACCTGATCGCCGATGTGATCACGGCGGTTGATGAGGCGCCGGCCGAGGACAAGACGCTGTCGGCCGTGGTCCCGCCGGACCTGCATGGGCTGCGCCCGGTGGAGCGGCTGTTGTCCGGCAAGGGCGGCGACCGGGCGACGTGGGATCTGATCGGGCAGCGGCTCGCGTTCGACACGCTGATGGAGTTCGGGTTCCGCTCCCGCAACGGCCGCACCCTGGAGCTGACCCGCACCGCCGCGGCGCACGTCCACATCCCGGATCCGGCCGGCGCGGTCGCGCTGACCCGCGAGATCCACCGCGGGCTCGGTCGAGAGGACATGCCGGTCCGGGAACAGGACGACGCTCGGTACCTGGCGCTGCTGCGGGTGTTCCTGGAACGTCTGCGTACCCGCGGCGCGGTGGCGCACCAGTGGCTGGGCGGCTACCTCGACGAGGCGGGGACGAACCGCTACCAGGTCTGGGGCGGCCGGCCGCTTGGTATGCGGGCGTTCCCACGCGGGATCGCCGCGCCGAAGTTCCTGCTGGCGAAGCCCAAGAACCGCAGCGAGTTCGACGTCGCCACCGGCCGGCTGTCCTGGTACGAGCGGTGGGCGCAGCGCTGCCTGGAGGTGACCCGCGACCAGGCCGGCGACTTCTGGGGAGAGCTGCTGCCCTTGCTCGTCCGTGCCGGGCTGCTCGCGGTGCACACGCCGCTGGACACGTCGGGGCGCATCTACGGCCTGTTGCCCGGGATCATCGACGCGGAGCTGCTCACAGACGAGGAGGTACAGGTCGCCTTCGTGCGCTGCCCGGTGTGTTTTTGGGAGCAGACGGTGCATCCGGCGCTGCTCGACCAGTGGCGTGGCCAGCCGTGCCCGTCCTACCGGTGCCGCAGCGGCCGGCTCGTCGCCGGTGACCAGCCGGACGGGCTCGGCCGGCACCATCGCGACCGTGACTACACCCAGGACTACTACCGGCGTCTTTACCGGACGGCCGGCCCCTACCATGTGATCACTGCCGAGCACACCGGGATGCTGACCCGCTCGCAGCGGGAGAAGGTTGAGAAGGCGTTCCGCGACGGCGTCGGGTTCAAGGCGCCGAACGTGCTGTCGTGCACGCCGACGCTGGAGCTCGGCATCGACGTAGGCGATCTGTCGGCGGTGGTGCTGGCCGCATTGCCGCGCCGGCCGGCGAACTACGCCCAGCAGGTTGGCCGGGCCGGGCGTCGGACCGGCAACGCGTTCCTGCTGACGATCCTCGACCGGCAGCGGCGTGACCTGTACTTCCTGGACCAGCCGAAGGACATGATCGCCGGGACGATCGTTCCGCCGGGCTGCTACCTGTCCGCGGTGGAGATCCTGCGCCGTCAGTACCTGGCGCACCTGCTGGACCTGGCTGCCGCCGGCAGGCTGCTGCGGCCGGACGAGGTGCCGTTGCGTCCGCTGCCGGCGCGGGCGCCGAAGCTGTTCGGCCCGTCGGGCTACCTCGTCGATCTGGTGGCCGCCGCGCTCGCCCACGGCGCCGAGCTCGCCGACCGCTTCCTCGGCCTGTTCCCTGCCGGTGTCAGCGAGCAGGTTCAGGCCGAGCTACGCGAGTACGCGACCGACGGGCTCGCCAGCGCGGTCGAGGCAGCCGAGCGGGAGTGGCGCGGCAAGGAGGAGGCGCTACGGGCCCGGCTGCGCGCGATCGGCGAGGCCCGCGACGAGCTGCACGACACCAACGACGAGCAGGCCGCGCTGAAGGCCGAACTGGACGCCGAGCACCGCGGCGTCGGTCGCCGGCTGCTCGACCTCGGCCAGACCCCGGCCTCGAACGCGCTGTGCGATCTGGGGCTGCTGCCGAACTATGCGCTGATCGACACGGCGACCACGCTGTCGGCGACGCTGTACGGCCCGGAAAGCGTCGATCCGGTTACCGGCAAGACCCGCTTCACCTCGAACACGGTCGAGTACGAACGACCGCGGCGGCTCGCTCTGTCGGAGCTGGCGCCGGGCAACAGCTTCTACGTCAACGGCTACCGCCACCAGGTCACCGGACTGGAGATCGCCACCGACGGACGCCGGGACTGGCTGCGGTGGCGGTTCTGCCCCGAATGCGGCTACGTCCGCACCGACAACGCCGCCGAGGATCGCTCTGCGTGCCCGCGGTGCGGCTCGGTCCACATCGCCGACGACGGCTCGTGCCTGTTCCAGGTGGTCGAGCCGGTGACCGTCACCTCCCGCGACAAGCAGGAGGACGCCCGGATCAGCGACGACCACGACGAGCGCGAGCAGCGCTTCTACACCGAGGTCGACGCCGTCGACTTTCCCGCCGAGCGGATCGAACCCGGGTCGTGGCGGCACGCCCACCAGACCTTCGGTGTCGACTACTGCCGCACGGCGATGATCCGTAGAGTCAACGTCGGCCCGATGCGTTTCGATGCCCAGGCCCGTGACCACTTCGCCGGCCACCAGCTGCGCCTCGCACCGTTCCACGTGTGCACCGGCTGCGGCGCGGCGACTGCTGACGGCCAGCCGGTGTTCAACCCGCACTCCGACGCGCTGTCCGCGTCGGCGGCGCGCGACCCGGCGTTGCGCCATCACCGACCGTGGTGTCCGTTGCGCCGTGGCAAGCGTGACGCCGGCGTCACCCAGGAGCCGGTGCTGCTCGCCCATCAACTGCGCACCGAGGCATTGCGGGTCCTTCTGCCGGTGGCCAGCGCCGACATCGACGAGCGCGTCGAATCGCTGCGCGCCGCGTTGCGGATGGGCGTCGACCTGCACTTCGGCGGCGACCCGCAACACCTGGCGACCACAGTCGCGTCCATGCCCGACCGGGCCACCGGCGAGCGCCGCTGGTTCCTCGTCCTGTTCGACTCGCTGCCCGGCGGCACCGGCTACCTCGACCGCCTCACCGCGCCCGACGCGATGCGCGACACCCTGCGCGCCGCCTACAACGCGCTACTCGCCTGCCCGTGCGCCGAGGAGCAGCGCCGCGCCTGCCACCGCTGCCTGCACCGCTACACCCCCGAACGCCGACAGGACGTCGTCGCTCGCCAGGCCGCGCTGGCGATGCTCGAGCCGCTGCTGTTCGACACCAACGGCGACGACGGCTGGGAGGTCACCGCCATCGAGGACACCGGGACCGTCGGCCTCGACCAGCAGGTCGAGTCCGACCTGGAGGCCCGGTTCCTCGCCACACTGCGGACCTGGGCGCGGATCGCCGACGACGTCGCGCTCGACGAAGAGGGCCACGCCAGCGGGCATCTGCGGTTCACCGCCGGCGACGACGTCGTCCACTGGCGGCTCACTGCCCAGGAGGCAGTCGACGGCACCAGGCCGGACTTCACGTTCACCCGCGTCGACGGGCCAAGACAAAAAGTCCACGTCTATCTCGAAGGCTTCCGGTTCCACGCCACCCGCGCGCATAACCGGATCGCCGGCGACGCGGCGAAACGCGCCCGGCTGCGCGCCCGCCGCGAGGTCGTCTTCCAGATCACCTGGGACGACCTTGACCTGTTCGGGGGCAGTCGGGACGCGGTGCCGGTGTGGCCGCCCTACGGCGGGCAGGCCGAGGAGGCGGCCCGGGAGGCCTACGAGCAGCTTGGCGGCCAGCGCGCCCAGCTTGCGCCCGCGGTGTTCACCAATCCGATCGCGAGCCTGATCGCGTACCTGAGGGCTCCGGCCCCGACCCGCTGGCTCCGCTTGGCCAACGCGATGGCCATGGGTCTGCTCCGCGCCTCCGGCACCGATCCGGTCGTCAATACCGGTCTACCCAAAGACGTCGCCCGCGCGGTTGGCGGCGAGCTGCGCGCGCTGGCCGGCGACGCCGGGCGGACCGCAGCAGTGCCCGACGGACCGCCCGGGCACCTGGTCGTGTTCCGCGCACGCGACGCGGCCGGGCTACCGCTCGTCGTCATCCTCGACATGTCGGAGCCGGAGGCGCTGCGCTGGTCCGTGCTCGCCGTCCTCGACGACCGCGACGCCGCGCTCGACGATCCTGACCACCGGAAGCGCTGGCGGGCCTGGCTCTACTGGACGAACCTCACCCAGTTCCTCGCCGTCGGCGACGGCGACGGCGTCCAACTCGCCACCAGCGAGGCCGCCGACTTCCCCGTGGAAGTCCTCCGCGCCTGCGACGGCACCGGCGAGCTCGATTCCCTGTCCGGAGTCCCCGCCCCGGCCTTCCCACCGCCCGCCGTGGTCCCGAGCCCGCCTGGCCCGGTGGACACCCCAACCGGTGCTGACGGCGCCAGCGCGCCGACAGATCCCGGGTGGGCCGAGATCCTGGAGATCCTGCGCGACGACCCAGCCGACAACCCCGACCTGCTCCGCCTTGCCGAAGCCCTCGCCGGCGGCAGCGCTCCGGCTCCCGTCTTCGGCTACGAGCTGGGCGCGGGCGGCTGGCTTGCTGACTTCGGCTGGGACGGGCCGGCCAAGGCCGCCGTCGTCACACCCCACGAGCCGGGCGACGACGAAGGAGAGCGGCGCGACGCCGCGTACCTCGTTGCCGGCTGGACGGTGGACACCGCCGCCGGATGGCTCGAGCACCTCGATGACCTGCGCACGCTGCTCCTCCCGGACCCGGAAGGCGCCCGATGA
- a CDS encoding TniB family NTP-binding protein has protein sequence MPTHADYQRMHPDQRTLLDEAREDYHSALVIVRTEQMKRIHHQIYRRMRTNARQAAGARRGIVLDGPATVGKSTLVKMFAADLEHSLRRRHPDRFGPDGLPYIVDGYTVDYTPVVYLNIPSQATPKDLSVLLADYLGHPHSNHATKNEITKAVLDAMRLCGVELVIIDDIHFLDLSAREGKVVNDHLKYLANHTAATFVYTGVDLNTSGLFLEGHGSSRATQTHGVPQSQLSQVKASFRHCAMAGGSCRRLDLMILVW, from the coding sequence ATGCCCACCCACGCCGACTACCAGCGGATGCACCCTGACCAGCGCACCCTGCTCGACGAAGCCCGAGAGGACTACCACAGCGCGCTGGTCATCGTGCGCACCGAGCAGATGAAACGCATTCACCACCAGATCTACCGCCGGATGCGGACCAATGCCCGCCAAGCCGCCGGCGCCCGCCGCGGCATCGTCCTGGACGGCCCAGCGACCGTCGGCAAGTCCACCCTGGTCAAAATGTTCGCCGCCGACCTCGAACACAGCCTGCGCCGCCGGCATCCGGACCGCTTCGGCCCCGACGGCCTGCCCTACATCGTCGACGGCTACACGGTCGACTACACCCCGGTCGTCTACCTCAACATCCCCTCCCAGGCCACCCCGAAAGACCTTTCCGTCCTGCTCGCCGACTACCTCGGCCACCCACATTCCAACCACGCCACCAAGAACGAGATCACCAAGGCCGTACTGGACGCGATGCGGCTCTGCGGAGTCGAACTCGTCATCATCGACGACATCCACTTCCTCGACCTGTCAGCACGCGAAGGAAAGGTCGTCAACGACCACCTGAAATACCTGGCCAACCACACCGCCGCCACCTTCGTCTACACAGGTGTCGACCTGAACACCTCCGGGCTGTTCCTCGAAGGCCACGGCAGCAGTCGCGCCACCCAGACCCACGGCGTACCGCAAAGTCAGTTGTCGCAGGTCAAGGCCAGTTTTCGGCACTGCGCCATGGCGGGAGGATCCTGCCGCCGCCTTGATCTTATGATCTTGGTTTGGTGA
- a CDS encoding DDE-type integrase/transposase/recombinase, producing MVVLPGKDSFRRIVNLLVDSRPSDPAARRIRAANQPDRTYGAVAATRPGEVVMMDTTGLDVIAYDPACNVTVPVELTVALDLATRSLLAWRLTPRSTKSVDIGLLLADVMSPEPMRPHWPDALRFAMLRIPHERILTVDERLAHAAARPVIYPETLLFDHGKPYKSEVVTRACRRLGISIQDARTFTPTDKPHVERVFETINRQFCEHVAGYKGSDIAHRGAHVEDSARWSIDDLAELFAEYVVAIYQRRHHSGLILHGFPDLHASPNEAYTMAIAAAGYVDCPTDPDLYYELLPIADGKGRTIQPAGVRIGYLTYNADILYRYRKTRSPYPDGLWPIRRDPRNLLHAYFHDPADGRWHVLRWTHALDAHQPFTDLTVREARRLVALRGRNPADQDEVAVALLELQNRVDAPETWTRTARIRQTRDAHRGRAAHRDAQRGRPPTDDQQDLPLRPVPEDDDLDLDELPAAEVWDPHHAGTA from the coding sequence GTGGTCGTGCTGCCCGGCAAGGACAGCTTCCGGCGGATCGTGAACCTGCTGGTCGACAGCAGACCCAGCGATCCCGCCGCCCGGCGGATCCGCGCGGCGAATCAGCCCGACCGGACCTACGGAGCGGTGGCCGCCACCAGACCAGGCGAAGTCGTGATGATGGACACCACCGGACTCGACGTGATCGCGTACGACCCGGCTTGCAACGTCACCGTGCCGGTGGAACTCACCGTCGCCTTGGACCTGGCGACCCGGTCCCTGCTGGCCTGGCGGCTCACACCCCGTAGCACCAAAAGCGTCGACATCGGCCTGCTGCTCGCGGACGTCATGAGCCCAGAGCCGATGCGCCCGCACTGGCCCGACGCCCTGCGCTTCGCGATGCTGCGAATCCCGCACGAACGGATCCTGACCGTCGACGAACGTCTCGCCCATGCCGCGGCCCGGCCGGTGATCTACCCGGAGACGTTGCTGTTCGACCACGGCAAACCCTACAAGTCCGAGGTCGTCACCCGGGCCTGCCGACGGCTGGGTATCAGCATCCAGGACGCCAGGACATTCACCCCCACCGACAAACCTCACGTCGAGCGGGTCTTCGAGACGATCAACCGGCAGTTCTGCGAACACGTGGCCGGCTACAAAGGTTCGGACATCGCCCACCGGGGCGCGCACGTCGAGGACAGCGCCCGGTGGAGCATCGACGACCTCGCCGAACTGTTCGCCGAATATGTCGTCGCGATCTACCAGCGCCGCCACCACTCCGGTCTGATCCTGCACGGCTTCCCCGACCTGCACGCCTCCCCGAACGAGGCATACACGATGGCCATAGCCGCCGCCGGATACGTCGACTGCCCGACCGACCCGGACCTCTACTACGAGTTGCTGCCGATCGCGGACGGCAAGGGCCGCACCATCCAACCGGCCGGCGTCCGCATCGGCTACCTCACCTACAACGCGGACATCCTCTACCGCTACCGCAAGACCCGCTCGCCCTACCCGGACGGGCTCTGGCCCATCCGCCGCGATCCCCGCAACCTGCTGCACGCCTATTTCCACGACCCGGCCGACGGACGGTGGCACGTGCTGCGCTGGACCCACGCACTGGATGCCCACCAGCCGTTCACCGACCTCACCGTCCGCGAAGCCCGCCGGCTTGTCGCCCTACGCGGGCGGAACCCCGCCGACCAGGACGAGGTCGCCGTCGCTCTACTCGAACTGCAGAACCGCGTCGACGCGCCAGAAACCTGGACCCGCACCGCGCGCATCCGACAGACCCGCGACGCCCACCGCGGCCGGGCCGCTCACCGCGATGCCCAGCGAGGCAGACCGCCAACCGACGACCAGCAAGACCTCCCGCTGCGGCCCGTTCCCGAAGACGACGACCTGGACCTCGACGAACTGCCGGCCGCCGAGGTCTGGGACCCCCACCACGCCGGGACGGCCTGA
- a CDS encoding ISAs1 family transposase, with translation MTAARSEVARALAAAEREETLARAQVTVNALVARAVAVRALAGGSLLEAFASVVDPRHPRGVRHALPVILTLCVGAVLRGETEVLDVAVAVEHADQVLLAACGARTSPTTGLFEAPSQDTVLRVLAKLSAASLDETVGAHLSGRVRRVHGERPDPDDPAGPDGNGQPAHAGRAGRRREQRAARRAFAADGKALRGAARDGTRTYLLSVATHDEGVVVAQHEIGEKTNEVPALVPLLKALDAYQPLAGAVITVDAGHTVRAHGRAIRALGAHFVFTVKLNTPALNADCEAAADWNNLPVEHAAETHGHGREELRTIRRAPATAEIRARHPGARTVALIERYATHTVHKGKGARRVTQTVTTAVSVFVITSLEPDEVTAEELAGYVKGHWAIESKVHYVRDVTYREDASQVRTGDLPRVMATLRNTAISLIRLAGHKAIKPTIRRLKHDTALLLNVLGLKHPA, from the coding sequence GTGACGGCGGCTCGGTCCGAGGTGGCGAGGGCGCTGGCCGCGGCCGAACGCGAGGAGACCCTGGCTCGCGCGCAGGTGACAGTGAATGCGCTGGTCGCGCGGGCGGTGGCGGTGCGGGCACTGGCGGGCGGGTCGCTGCTCGAGGCGTTCGCGTCGGTGGTCGACCCGCGTCACCCGCGCGGGGTGCGCCACGCGCTCCCGGTGATCCTGACGTTGTGCGTGGGGGCGGTGCTGCGTGGGGAGACCGAGGTCCTCGACGTGGCGGTCGCGGTCGAGCACGCCGACCAGGTGCTGCTCGCCGCGTGCGGCGCCCGGACCTCGCCGACGACCGGCCTGTTCGAGGCCCCGTCGCAGGACACGGTGCTGCGCGTGCTCGCGAAGCTGAGCGCGGCATCCCTGGACGAGACCGTCGGGGCCCACCTGTCCGGCCGCGTGCGCCGCGTCCACGGCGAACGCCCCGACCCCGACGACCCTGCCGGCCCGGACGGGAACGGGCAACCGGCGCACGCGGGCCGGGCGGGGCGGCGGCGTGAGCAGCGCGCCGCGCGGCGTGCGTTCGCCGCGGACGGCAAGGCGCTGCGCGGCGCCGCGCGCGACGGGACGCGCACGTACCTGCTCTCGGTGGCGACCCACGACGAGGGCGTCGTCGTCGCCCAGCACGAGATCGGCGAGAAGACCAACGAGGTCCCCGCCCTGGTCCCGCTACTGAAGGCCCTGGACGCCTACCAGCCCCTGGCCGGCGCCGTGATCACTGTCGATGCCGGCCACACCGTACGCGCGCACGGCAGGGCGATCCGCGCGCTCGGCGCGCACTTCGTGTTCACCGTCAAACTCAACACCCCGGCACTCAATGCCGACTGCGAGGCCGCCGCGGACTGGAACAACCTGCCCGTCGAGCACGCGGCCGAGACCCACGGCCACGGACGCGAGGAACTGCGCACGATCCGCCGCGCTCCGGCGACCGCCGAGATCCGCGCCCGCCACCCGGGCGCCCGCACCGTCGCGCTCATCGAGCGCTACGCCACCCACACCGTCCACAAGGGCAAGGGCGCCAGGCGGGTCACGCAGACCGTGACCACCGCGGTGTCGGTGTTCGTCATCACCAGCCTGGAACCCGACGAGGTCACCGCCGAGGAACTCGCGGGCTACGTGAAGGGCCACTGGGCCATCGAGAGCAAGGTCCACTATGTCCGTGACGTCACCTACCGTGAGGACGCCTCTCAGGTGAGGACCGGTGACCTCCCCCGAGTCATGGCCACGCTCCGTAACACAGCGATCAGCCTGATCCGGCTCGCCGGCCACAAGGCGATCAAGCCCACCATTCGGCGGCTCAAGCACGACACAGCCCTACTCCTGAACGTCCTCGGCCTCAAACACCCCGCCTGA